From Caldicellulosiruptoraceae bacterium PP1:
TGTTCAAGAATATTAATTTATATTTTCTTTTGAAATCTTTTCAATTTCTTCTATACTGAGTTCTGTTGCTTTAGAAATTATATCAAATGAAATGCCTAGCTCTATCATCCTTTTAGCTGTCTTCATTCTTTCAAGTTGTATACCTTGTTGCATACCTTGTTGCATGCCAAGTGAA
This genomic window contains:
- a CDS encoding carbamoyl-phosphate synthetase large chain oligomerization gives rise to the protein RLLEEQKAEFDELAKNIKQGGVNKMGEFVSNVARLLDETMTKEFSLGMQQGMQQGIQLERMKTAKRMIELGISFDIISKATELSIEEIEKISKENIN